The following proteins are co-located in the Deinococcus metallilatus genome:
- a CDS encoding cob(I)yrinic acid a,c-diamide adenosyltransferase produces the protein MKLYTRTGDKGSTGLYGADRVSKAHPRVEAYGTVDELNSVIGLARAHNAQGGQPDTALDADLEYLQNALFDLGADLATRQDSPYAKNLSRIDAEDSAFLEAMIDRYQEHAPPFTGFVHPGGTPTAAALQLARTVARRAEREVIRLAQEEEINPHVQVYLNRVSDLLFVMARAANQQAGVSEQAWTVKKRR, from the coding sequence ATGAAGCTCTACACCCGAACGGGAGACAAAGGCTCGACGGGCCTGTACGGCGCGGACCGGGTCAGCAAGGCGCATCCGCGCGTCGAGGCATACGGCACGGTGGACGAACTGAACAGCGTGATCGGCCTCGCGCGGGCGCACAACGCGCAGGGCGGCCAGCCGGACACCGCGCTGGACGCCGACCTGGAGTACCTCCAGAACGCGCTCTTCGACCTGGGGGCCGACCTCGCCACCCGGCAGGACAGCCCCTACGCGAAGAATCTCAGCCGCATCGACGCCGAGGACAGCGCCTTTCTGGAGGCGATGATCGACCGCTACCAGGAGCACGCCCCGCCCTTTACCGGCTTCGTACATCCCGGCGGTACGCCCACCGCCGCCGCCCTGCAACTCGCCCGCACGGTCGCCCGCCGCGCCGAACGCGAGGTGATCCGGCTGGCGCAGGAGGAGGAGATCAATCCCCACGTGCAGGTCTACCTCAACCGCGTCTCGGACCTGCTGTTCGTGATGGCCCGCGCCGCGAACCAGCAGGCAGGCGTGAGCGAGCAGGCGTGGACGGTGAAGAAGAGGCGATAG
- a CDS encoding TIGR00282 family metallophosphoesterase — protein sequence MLRVLFVGDVYGQPGRRVLSAHLPTLRPQFDFVIVNGENAAGGFGLHREAAEAILRAGADCITLGNHAWHHKDVYALMLDEERYPIVRPLNSSDPGTPGVGWRTFTLKGERLTVVNLLGRVFMEPVANPFLTLDDLLGRPDLGNVFVDFHAEATSEKAALAWHVDGRVAAVIGTHTHVPTADTRILPGGTAFQTDVGFTGPVNSIIGAAPEGPIQKFLTERPHRFTVAGGPAELNGVIVQIEGNRALSVERYRYAEEA from the coding sequence ATGCTTCGCGTGCTGTTTGTGGGAGACGTGTACGGGCAACCGGGCCGCCGGGTGCTGAGCGCCCATCTGCCGACCCTCCGTCCCCAGTTCGACTTCGTGATCGTGAACGGCGAGAACGCCGCCGGGGGCTTCGGCCTGCACCGGGAAGCCGCCGAAGCGATCTTGCGAGCAGGCGCCGACTGCATCACCCTGGGGAACCACGCCTGGCACCACAAGGACGTGTACGCGCTGATGCTGGACGAGGAAAGGTATCCCATCGTGCGGCCCCTGAACTCCAGTGACCCCGGCACGCCCGGCGTGGGCTGGCGGACCTTCACGTTGAAGGGGGAAAGGCTGACCGTCGTGAACCTGCTGGGCCGCGTCTTCATGGAGCCGGTCGCCAATCCCTTTCTGACGCTGGACGACCTGCTGGGCCGCCCCGACCTGGGAAACGTCTTCGTGGACTTCCACGCCGAGGCGACCAGCGAGAAGGCGGCGCTGGCGTGGCACGTGGACGGGCGGGTGGCCGCCGTGATCGGCACGCACACGCACGTCCCGACCGCCGACACCCGGATTCTGCCGGGTGGGACCGCCTTCCAGACCGACGTGGGCTTCACCGGCCCGGTGAACAGCATCATCGGGGCGGCGCCGGAGGGTCCCATCCAGAAATTCCTGACCGAGCGGCCTCACCGCTTCACGGTGGCGGGCGGTCCGGCGGAGTTGAACGGGGTGATTGTCCAGATAGAGGGCAACCGCGCCTTGAGCGTGGAGCGCTACCGTTACGCCGAGGAGGCCTAG
- a CDS encoding phage holin family protein, with protein MGFLIRLLVNALALYLLTRVYAGVSFAPGTDALSVILAALVLGIVNALIRPVLLLLSLPINLLTLGLFTLVVNGVVLWLVASVTSLNVAGFGAAIVGALILTIISWLLDAIVGALGLDGGRG; from the coding sequence ATGGGCTTCCTGATTCGGCTCCTGGTGAACGCACTGGCGCTGTACCTGCTGACGCGGGTGTACGCGGGCGTGTCCTTCGCGCCGGGCACCGACGCGCTGAGCGTGATCCTCGCGGCGCTGGTGCTGGGCATCGTGAATGCGCTGATCCGGCCGGTGCTGCTGCTGCTGAGCCTGCCGATCAACCTGCTCACGCTCGGCCTCTTCACGCTGGTGGTGAACGGCGTGGTGCTGTGGCTGGTGGCGAGCGTGACGTCGCTGAACGTGGCGGGCTTCGGGGCGGCCATCGTGGGCGCGCTGATCCTGACCATCATCAGTTGGCTGCTGGACGCCATTGTGGGCGCGCTGGGGCTGGACGGGGGACGCGGTTGA
- a CDS encoding HD-GYP domain-containing protein has protein sequence MAEEPDQLATPPARPGPGPSRLLAEVMCTAGERRQTTPAGWEAELGSPAALETLVHLLAVSQEGWQAGHINRVEYLAVRLAAAAGLPPEEVEAVRWGAALHDIGKARVPREILQKPGPLDPPEYAVILQHPVWGVELLADLPCLPLPTVDAVCCHHERWDGAGYPLGLQQQAIPLSARIVSVADVFDALTSTRPYKAAWSCEKAALYLLEQGGQQFDPHLTHLFVVEVLGLGQLAGHGGDPARQ, from the coding sequence GTGGCTGAGGAGCCGGACCAGCTCGCCACGCCGCCCGCCCGGCCCGGTCCTGGCCCCAGCCGTCTGCTGGCCGAGGTGATGTGCACTGCGGGAGAGCGGCGCCAGACCACGCCTGCGGGCTGGGAAGCGGAACTCGGGTCGCCCGCTGCCCTGGAGACGCTCGTTCACCTGCTGGCGGTCAGCCAGGAGGGCTGGCAGGCAGGGCACATCAACCGCGTCGAGTACCTCGCCGTGCGCCTGGCCGCGGCGGCGGGCCTCCCGCCCGAGGAGGTGGAGGCGGTCCGCTGGGGGGCCGCGCTGCATGACATCGGCAAGGCGCGGGTGCCCCGGGAAATCCTCCAGAAACCCGGTCCCCTCGATCCGCCCGAGTACGCGGTGATCCTCCAGCATCCGGTGTGGGGCGTGGAACTGCTGGCCGACCTGCCGTGCCTGCCCCTGCCGACGGTGGACGCCGTCTGCTGTCACCACGAACGCTGGGACGGCGCGGGCTATCCGCTGGGCCTCCAGCAGCAGGCCATCCCGCTGAGTGCCCGCATCGTCAGCGTCGCGGACGTGTTTGACGCGCTCACCAGCACCCGGCCCTACAAGGCGGCCTGGAGTTGCGAGAAAGCGGCCCTGTACCTGCTCGAACAGGGCGGGCAGCAGTTCGACCCCCACCTGACGCACCTCTTTGTCGTCGAGGTGCTGGGTCTGGGACAACTGGCGGGCCACGGAGGCGACCCGGCCCGCCAGTAG
- a CDS encoding septum site-determining protein MinC — MKLRGTLGGMNLLLEPGDTADSVSQTLASRTELLGSSVTLEVQGDADPGALEVALTAIRAAGGTPGRIRAPRVTVTGPGSEGEEGSARTVILPHGVRAGFRGEYRGSVVILGDVNPGAEIVAGGDVIVMGALRGVVHAGYGGNADAIVWARPIASAQIRIGDAVARAPEGSSLSTMRKLEGPGDAELARLQGGMIVIEPHR; from the coding sequence ATGAAGCTTCGCGGCACGCTCGGCGGCATGAACCTCCTCCTCGAACCGGGCGATACGGCGGACAGCGTCTCACAGACCCTTGCGTCCCGCACGGAACTGCTCGGCTCCAGCGTAACCCTCGAAGTGCAGGGCGACGCCGACCCCGGCGCGCTGGAGGTCGCCCTCACGGCCATTCGCGCCGCGGGTGGCACGCCAGGCCGCATCCGTGCGCCGCGAGTCACCGTCACCGGCCCCGGCAGCGAGGGCGAGGAAGGCAGCGCCCGCACCGTGATCCTGCCGCACGGCGTGCGCGCGGGCTTCCGGGGCGAGTACCGGGGCAGCGTGGTGATCCTGGGCGACGTGAACCCCGGCGCGGAGATCGTGGCGGGCGGCGACGTGATCGTGATGGGCGCCCTGCGCGGCGTGGTCCATGCGGGCTACGGGGGCAATGCCGACGCGATTGTCTGGGCGCGGCCCATCGCCAGCGCGCAGATTCGCATCGGGGACGCCGTCGCCCGCGCCCCGGAAGGGAGCAGCCTCAGCACCATGCGGAAGCTCGAAGGGCCGGGGGACGCGGAACTGGCCCGCTTGCAGGGCGGGATGATCGTGATCGAGCCGCACCGGTAA
- the panC gene encoding pantoate--beta-alanine ligase gives MTPRVLTTTEEVREALAGPGRVGLVPTMGYLHDGHAALIRQARAACDVVVVSVFVNPRQFGVNEDLGRYPRDLDRDLAVAGAAGADLLFHPEVTTMYPDGYATTVTVSGVSGPPEGHARPGHFDGVSTVVLKLLNIVQPERAYFGEKDWQQLAVVRRMVRDLNVPVRVVGVPTVRAASGLALSSRNSYLTPEQQERAVVLSRALWAVQEAAAAGERDTARLVQAGLEVLARDPEVRPDYLTVVDSDMRERERVENDPMTRVLVAARMFGVRLIDNVPLWAEERWTGGEDA, from the coding sequence GTGACGCCGCGGGTGCTCACCACCACCGAGGAGGTCCGTGAGGCGCTGGCCGGGCCGGGCCGGGTGGGCCTGGTCCCCACGATGGGCTACCTGCACGATGGGCACGCCGCGCTGATCCGGCAGGCACGGGCGGCGTGCGATGTGGTCGTGGTCAGCGTGTTCGTGAACCCCAGGCAGTTCGGCGTGAACGAGGACCTCGGCCGCTACCCACGCGACCTGGACCGCGATCTGGCGGTGGCGGGGGCGGCAGGCGCGGACCTGCTGTTTCATCCCGAGGTGACCACGATGTATCCGGATGGCTACGCCACGACCGTCACGGTGAGCGGCGTTTCCGGCCCCCCCGAGGGCCACGCGCGCCCCGGCCACTTCGACGGTGTCTCGACGGTGGTGCTGAAGCTGCTGAACATCGTGCAGCCGGAGCGGGCGTACTTCGGGGAGAAGGACTGGCAGCAGCTCGCGGTGGTGCGGCGGATGGTGCGCGACCTGAACGTGCCGGTGCGGGTCGTGGGCGTGCCCACCGTGCGCGCGGCGTCGGGGCTGGCCCTCAGCAGCCGCAACAGCTACCTGACGCCGGAGCAGCAGGAGCGGGCGGTGGTCCTCTCCCGCGCGCTGTGGGCGGTGCAGGAGGCGGCCGCCGCGGGCGAACGCGACACGGCGCGGCTTGTCCAGGCGGGCCTGGAGGTGCTGGCGCGGGACCCGGAGGTCCGGCCCGACTACCTGACGGTCGTGGACAGTGACATGCGCGAAAGAGAGCGCGTGGAGAATGATCCCATGACGCGCGTGCTGGTGGCCGCCCGGATGTTCGGCGTCCGGCTGATCGACAACGTGCCCCTGTGGGCCGAGGAACGGTGGACGGGGGGAGAGGACGCTTGA
- a CDS encoding transcription elongation factor GreA: MTKARIPMTQRGHDKLRETLDYLKNERREQISAYMGSAIADGDLRESAAYDEARMQQSENEARIIELEDQLERAVIVAEDTSGAAGLGARILVRDEKGKEHRFELVGTYEVDVLKGKISDASPIGQALSGKRPGETVMVQLPKGTARFEVLEVKYD, translated from the coding sequence ATGACGAAGGCACGCATTCCCATGACGCAACGCGGCCATGACAAGCTGCGCGAAACGCTGGATTACCTGAAGAACGAACGCCGCGAGCAGATCAGCGCCTACATGGGCTCCGCCATCGCTGACGGCGACCTGCGCGAGAGCGCCGCCTACGACGAGGCCCGGATGCAGCAGAGCGAGAACGAGGCGCGCATCATCGAGCTGGAAGACCAACTGGAACGCGCCGTGATCGTCGCCGAGGACACCTCCGGCGCGGCGGGCCTGGGCGCACGAATACTGGTCCGCGACGAGAAGGGCAAGGAACACCGCTTCGAACTGGTCGGCACCTACGAGGTGGACGTGCTGAAGGGCAAGATCAGTGACGCCAGCCCCATCGGCCAGGCCCTCAGCGGCAAACGCCCCGGCGAAACCGTGATGGTCCAGCTCCCCAAGGGCACGGCCCGGTTCGAGGTGCTGGAAGTCAAGTACGACTGA
- a CDS encoding S1 RNA-binding domain-containing protein yields MVQLDPGAVVEGRVTRVTDFGAFVQFENGETGLVHISQIAHSFVRNIHDHVREGETVEVKVLGRDERGRLDLSIKELLEEPEEVPRPRAIGRQSPQFEAKLRSFMRDAKERTGGGGSKKGPATTKRKK; encoded by the coding sequence TTGGTGCAGCTTGACCCCGGCGCGGTCGTTGAGGGCCGCGTCACGCGCGTCACCGACTTCGGTGCGTTTGTCCAGTTTGAGAACGGCGAGACTGGCCTCGTGCATATCTCGCAGATCGCGCACTCCTTTGTGCGGAACATCCACGACCACGTCCGCGAAGGCGAGACGGTGGAGGTCAAGGTGCTGGGCCGCGACGAGCGGGGCCGCCTCGACCTCTCCATCAAGGAGCTGCTGGAAGAACCCGAGGAAGTGCCGCGCCCCCGCGCCATCGGTCGCCAGAGTCCGCAGTTCGAGGCCAAGCTCCGCTCCTTCATGCGCGACGCCAAGGAGCGCACTGGCGGCGGCGGCAGCAAGAAAGGCCCCGCCACCACGAAGCGCAAGAAGTAA
- a CDS encoding alpha-amylase family glycosyl hydrolase, giving the protein MTQPSELKWWQRGIIYQIYPRSFQDASGDGVGDLRGITSRLPYVASLGVEAVWLSPIFVSPMRDFGYDVADYCDIDPLFGTLADFDALVAEAHRLGLKVMLDYVPNHTSSDHAWFQEALSGKDSPKRDWYVWRDPAPDGGPPNNWKSHFGGPAWTLDEASGQYYLHQFLPGQPDLNWSNPEVQAAMLDALRFWLRRGVDGFRVDVMNLLAEDERFLDEPENPDWRPGMNEYAQTLHIYTNDQPATLDYVRMMRGVLDEFDDRMMVGEIYLTVERLLRYAGTPEAPLAHLPFNFHLILLPWDAREIRAFVDDYDVACRATHSWPNWVLGNHDKPRFKSRVGADQYRVAQTLLLTLRGTPTAYYGDEIGMHDVPIPPERMVDPAGLQEPDVPTASRDPERTPMQWDTGPNAGFAPAGVTPWLPIADDADRVNVQVEEGEPHSDLNYFRALTALRREHPALLGGEYRSLDTQHTDVFAFERTLEGERLVVLLNFGGETREVGDLAGGETLLSSLNDAPPAASPLRPNEARIVLGR; this is encoded by the coding sequence ATGACGCAGCCCAGCGAACTGAAGTGGTGGCAACGCGGGATCATCTACCAGATTTACCCCCGGTCGTTTCAGGACGCCTCGGGCGACGGCGTGGGCGACCTGCGCGGCATCACCTCCAGGCTGCCCTACGTGGCCTCGCTGGGCGTGGAGGCGGTGTGGCTCTCCCCCATCTTCGTCTCGCCCATGCGTGACTTCGGGTATGACGTGGCCGACTACTGCGACATCGATCCCCTCTTCGGGACGCTCGCAGATTTCGACGCGCTGGTGGCGGAGGCGCACCGGCTGGGGCTGAAGGTGATGCTGGACTACGTGCCCAACCACACCTCCTCCGACCACGCCTGGTTTCAGGAGGCACTCTCGGGCAAGGACAGCCCGAAACGGGACTGGTATGTATGGCGCGACCCGGCCCCGGACGGCGGGCCGCCGAACAACTGGAAATCACACTTCGGGGGCCCGGCGTGGACGCTGGACGAGGCGAGCGGGCAGTACTACCTGCACCAGTTCCTGCCGGGACAGCCGGATCTCAACTGGAGCAACCCGGAGGTGCAGGCCGCGATGCTGGACGCGCTGCGCTTCTGGTTGCGGCGGGGGGTGGACGGCTTCCGGGTGGACGTGATGAACCTGCTCGCGGAGGACGAGCGTTTTCTGGACGAGCCGGAGAATCCCGACTGGCGGCCCGGCATGAACGAGTACGCGCAGACGCTGCACATCTACACCAACGACCAGCCCGCCACCCTGGACTACGTGCGGATGATGCGCGGGGTGCTGGACGAGTTCGATGACCGCATGATGGTGGGCGAGATTTACCTGACCGTCGAGCGGCTGCTGCGCTACGCGGGCACGCCGGAGGCGCCGCTGGCGCACCTGCCCTTCAACTTCCACCTGATCCTGCTGCCCTGGGACGCCCGGGAGATTCGCGCCTTCGTGGACGACTACGACGTGGCGTGCCGGGCCACCCACAGTTGGCCCAACTGGGTGCTGGGCAACCATGACAAGCCGCGCTTCAAGTCCAGGGTGGGCGCGGATCAGTACCGGGTCGCGCAGACCCTGCTGCTCACCCTGCGCGGCACCCCCACCGCCTACTACGGCGACGAGATCGGTATGCACGACGTCCCGATTCCTCCTGAGCGGATGGTGGACCCGGCGGGCCTTCAGGAACCCGACGTGCCCACCGCCAGCCGCGACCCCGAGCGCACGCCGATGCAGTGGGACACGGGCCCCAACGCGGGCTTCGCCCCGGCGGGCGTTACCCCCTGGCTGCCCATCGCGGACGACGCGGACCGCGTGAACGTGCAGGTGGAAGAGGGCGAACCGCACAGCGACCTGAACTACTTCCGCGCGTTGACGGCGCTGCGGCGCGAGCACCCGGCCCTGCTGGGCGGCGAGTACCGTTCGCTGGACACGCAACACACCGACGTCTTCGCCTTCGAGCGGACGCTTGAGGGGGAGCGCCTGGTCGTGCTGCTGAACTTCGGCGGGGAAACGCGGGAAGTGGGGGACCTCGCGGGGGGCGAAACACTGCTGAGCAGCCTGAACGACGCGCCGCCCGCCGCCTCTCCCCTGCGGCCGAACGAGGCGCGGATCGTCCTGGGCCGCTAA
- a CDS encoding type IV pilus twitching motility protein PilT — protein sequence MTLDELLREVITRRASDVHLQVGSPPMGRVDGSLLPFGTQALTPSDTVALARALLSPEQWEDFEYRNELDLAYSVPGLGRFRCNVFRQRGAVGIVMRAVADGIPSFETLGLPTDVLRGFAAASRGLVLISGPTGSGKSTTLAALIDHINRTYAHNIITIEDPIEFLHKNGKSLVVQREVGSDTRDFRTALKYALRQDPDVIMIGEMRDKETVEAALSAAQTGHLVLSTLHTQDAVRSVNRIIDFFPPYERPQIRLQLAESLVGILSQRLLRRADGVGRVLGTEVLLNTPLVQDYIRDEEKTPLIKDALIEDNIRGMQTFDQHLVQLYRHHLITLEEALDHATSPHELRLMITRAGFLS from the coding sequence TTGACCCTCGACGAGCTGCTGCGCGAGGTCATCACCCGCCGCGCATCAGACGTGCATCTCCAGGTGGGGAGTCCGCCGATGGGCCGGGTGGACGGCAGCCTGCTGCCCTTCGGAACCCAGGCGCTGACGCCGTCCGATACGGTCGCGCTGGCGCGGGCGCTCCTGAGCCCGGAGCAGTGGGAAGACTTCGAGTACCGCAACGAACTGGACCTCGCCTACAGCGTGCCCGGCCTGGGGCGCTTCCGCTGCAATGTCTTCCGGCAGCGCGGCGCGGTCGGGATCGTGATGCGGGCCGTGGCGGACGGCATCCCCAGTTTCGAGACGCTCGGCCTGCCCACCGACGTTCTGCGCGGCTTCGCGGCGGCCTCACGCGGGCTGGTGCTGATCTCCGGCCCCACCGGCTCCGGCAAGAGCACCACGCTCGCGGCCCTGATCGACCACATCAACCGGACCTACGCGCACAACATCATCACCATCGAAGACCCCATCGAGTTCCTGCACAAGAACGGCAAGAGCCTGGTCGTGCAGCGCGAGGTCGGCTCGGACACCCGCGACTTTCGCACGGCCCTCAAATACGCCCTGCGCCAGGACCCCGACGTGATCATGATCGGGGAGATGCGCGACAAGGAAACGGTCGAGGCGGCCCTCTCCGCCGCGCAGACCGGGCATCTGGTGCTGAGTACGCTGCACACCCAGGACGCGGTCCGCAGCGTGAACCGCATCATCGACTTCTTCCCGCCCTACGAGCGCCCCCAGATTCGTCTGCAACTCGCCGAGTCGCTGGTCGGCATCCTCAGCCAGCGCCTGCTGCGCCGGGCGGACGGGGTGGGCCGGGTGCTGGGCACCGAGGTGCTGCTGAACACGCCGCTGGTGCAGGACTACATCCGGGACGAGGAAAAGACCCCGCTGATCAAGGACGCGCTGATCGAGGACAACATTCGCGGGATGCAGACCTTCGACCAGCACCTCGTCCAGCTCTACCGCCACCACCTGATCACGCTGGAGGAGGCGCTGGACCACGCCACCAGCCCACACGAACTGCGGCTGATGATCACCCGCGCGGGCTTCCTCTCCTGA
- the malQ gene encoding 4-alpha-glucanotransferase, with amino-acid sequence MITQRSSGVLLHPTSLPGPYGIGELGAHARHFVDWLAQAGQQSWQVMPLGPTGYGDSPYQAFSAFAGNPYLIDLTTLREEGLLQDSDFDAVPVFEAGRVDFGLQYVWRTQMLNRAYAHFAAGAGAHLKANFEAFQADEADWLDDYALFMALKDAHGGLPWNAWEPGTRDREPEALARAREQLAPTTERVKFIQFLFFRQWRALREYARERGVQVIGDIPIFVAMDSSDAWANREQFFFDDQGQPTVVAGVPPDYFSATGQLWGNPLYRWDVMEQDGFRWWIERFRGSLKLYDIIRIDHFRGFAAYWEIPFPAETAIHGRWVPAPGHALLEAVQRALGDMPIIAEDLGVITPDVEKLRDDFGLPGMAVLQFAFGGGDFSVNDFLPHNLRANQVVYTGTHDNDTSRGWWQHADEQERRNFRLYTHSDPTEETFAWQLTEMALGSRANLAVVPLQDLLNLGSEARMNFPGTTGPHNWTWRYPAADLRPDLAARLRELTERTGRV; translated from the coding sequence ATGATCACCCAGCGTTCCAGCGGCGTGCTGCTGCATCCCACCAGCCTTCCGGGTCCCTACGGCATCGGGGAACTCGGGGCGCACGCCCGGCACTTTGTGGACTGGCTGGCCCAGGCCGGGCAGCAGTCGTGGCAGGTCATGCCGCTCGGCCCGACCGGGTACGGCGACAGCCCCTATCAGGCGTTCAGCGCCTTCGCGGGCAACCCTTATCTGATCGACCTGACCACACTGCGGGAAGAGGGGCTGCTGCAAGACAGCGACTTCGACGCCGTCCCGGTCTTCGAGGCCGGGCGGGTGGACTTCGGGTTGCAGTATGTGTGGCGCACGCAGATGCTGAACCGCGCCTACGCCCATTTCGCGGCCGGGGCGGGGGCGCACCTGAAGGCCAACTTCGAGGCGTTCCAGGCGGACGAGGCCGACTGGCTGGACGATTACGCCCTCTTCATGGCGCTCAAGGACGCGCACGGCGGCCTGCCCTGGAACGCCTGGGAACCGGGCACCCGCGACCGGGAGCCGGAGGCGCTGGCGAGGGCGCGTGAGCAGCTCGCGCCCACCACCGAGCGCGTGAAGTTCATCCAGTTCCTCTTCTTCCGGCAGTGGCGGGCGCTGCGCGAGTATGCCCGTGAGCGGGGCGTGCAGGTGATCGGGGACATCCCGATTTTCGTGGCGATGGATTCCAGCGACGCCTGGGCCAACCGCGAGCAGTTCTTCTTCGACGACCAGGGCCAGCCGACCGTGGTCGCGGGCGTGCCGCCGGACTACTTCAGCGCGACCGGGCAGCTCTGGGGCAATCCCCTTTACCGCTGGGACGTGATGGAGCAGGACGGCTTCCGCTGGTGGATCGAGCGGTTCCGGGGCAGCCTGAAGCTGTACGACATCATCCGCATCGACCACTTCCGGGGCTTCGCGGCCTACTGGGAAATTCCCTTTCCCGCCGAGACGGCGATTCATGGCCGCTGGGTGCCCGCGCCGGGCCACGCGCTGCTGGAGGCTGTGCAGCGGGCGCTGGGCGACATGCCGATCATCGCGGAGGACCTGGGCGTCATCACGCCGGACGTGGAGAAGCTGCGCGACGACTTCGGGCTGCCGGGAATGGCCGTGCTGCAATTCGCCTTCGGCGGCGGCGACTTCAGCGTGAACGACTTCTTGCCCCACAACCTGCGGGCGAATCAGGTCGTGTACACCGGCACGCACGACAACGACACCTCCCGCGGCTGGTGGCAGCACGCCGACGAGCAGGAACGGCGCAACTTCCGCCTGTACACCCACAGCGACCCCACCGAGGAAACCTTCGCCTGGCAGCTCACCGAGATGGCCCTGGGGAGCCGCGCCAACCTGGCCGTCGTGCCCCTCCAGGACCTCCTGAACCTCGGCAGCGAGGCCCGCATGAACTTCCCCGGCACCACCGGCCCCCACAACTGGACCTGGCGTTACCCGGCGGCAGACCTGCGCCCCGACCTCGCCGCCCGGCTGCGGGAACTGACGGAGCGGACGGGTCGGGTGTAG
- a CDS encoding N-acetylmuramoyl-L-alanine amidase family protein: MKRLLLLLLLAASTATAAPRVGTHDGYTRVVFDLPRPASASTRVTGQSVTVKLGLTLPAEQGRLSAPGVTAYAVAGGTVTVTLARGHAGARVQVIPPKDGQSARLVIDVPTSAAAARVPATPVRSPAPPAAVTRPASTANLARPRVVLDPGHGGVDPGMQSRWVQEHAVTLDVALRVRDVLRQHGVDVVMTRETNTDLSADKATDLDLRSKMATNDKTSAYVSIHVNASTDPAGQGIETYYFGQPLGGGSRSVAVTENGGGSIGQELTRRAADRAQSQLGDLLAQAKLAFSRQLAQKVQAHLVSATGAFNRGVQTDAFYVIRYPTTPAILIEIGFGSSPVEGPKLAQPAYRDRVAQAIARAILEFLNRE; this comes from the coding sequence GTGAAGCGCCTCCTTCTCCTCCTGCTGCTCGCGGCCTCCACGGCGACGGCCGCCCCCCGCGTCGGCACGCACGACGGCTACACACGGGTCGTGTTCGACCTGCCGCGCCCCGCTTCCGCCAGCACCCGGGTCACCGGCCAGAGCGTGACCGTCAAGCTGGGCCTGACCCTTCCCGCCGAGCAGGGACGGCTGAGCGCGCCCGGCGTCACCGCCTACGCGGTCGCGGGCGGCACGGTGACCGTCACGCTGGCCCGGGGGCATGCGGGGGCCCGGGTGCAGGTGATCCCCCCCAAAGACGGCCAGTCCGCCCGGCTGGTGATCGACGTGCCCACCAGTGCCGCCGCTGCGCGCGTGCCCGCCACACCGGTCCGCAGCCCGGCTCCCCCGGCCGCCGTGACCCGGCCCGCCAGCACGGCCAACCTGGCCCGCCCGCGCGTGGTGCTGGACCCCGGCCACGGCGGCGTGGACCCCGGGATGCAGAGCCGCTGGGTGCAGGAACATGCGGTGACGCTCGACGTGGCCCTGCGCGTCCGCGATGTGCTCCGTCAGCACGGCGTGGACGTGGTGATGACCCGCGAAACGAACACCGACCTCAGCGCGGACAAGGCGACCGACCTCGACCTGCGCTCCAAGATGGCCACGAACGACAAGACCAGCGCCTACGTCAGCATCCACGTGAATGCCTCGACCGACCCCGCCGGGCAGGGGATCGAGACGTACTACTTCGGGCAGCCGCTGGGGGGCGGGAGCCGCAGCGTCGCCGTCACCGAGAACGGCGGTGGCAGCATCGGCCAGGAACTCACGCGCCGCGCCGCCGACCGGGCGCAGAGCCAGCTCGGTGACCTGCTCGCCCAGGCCAAGCTTGCCTTCTCGCGCCAGCTCGCGCAGAAGGTCCAGGCCCACCTGGTCAGCGCCACCGGCGCGTTCAACCGCGGTGTCCAGACCGACGCCTTCTACGTGATCCGCTATCCCACCACCCCTGCCATCCTGATCGAGATCGGCTTCGGCTCCAGCCCGGTCGAGGGTCCCAAGCTCGCCCAGCCCGCCTACCGTGACCGGGTCGCTCAGGCGATTGCCCGGGCGATTCTGGAGTTTCTGAACAGGGAGTAA